The Danio aesculapii chromosome 11, fDanAes4.1, whole genome shotgun sequence region tcagctgcattAGAAGGTTAAGAAAACATCTAATATACCAACACGATGACAGACACAACCTGGAAAAGAGTCTTTCACTGAACACCCACTGAAAGTATGTTTCAACAAGTTGGATCCCTGCTGAAAAACACCTTAAACCAGGCAAAGCTTATTTGTTGATCCATATGTTAGTTTTACAGAGCTTTTGGGTAGCTGTCAGACAGTCAATCCAGTAAATCAGCTACTGATCTAAGCTGGTGCATATGAATCAGTGCAATACGCAAAGCAAATCATGGTGGTTTTTGATTCATATCTGACAGTCAAATCTGATTACCTGGCCTTGGCCTATACTACTCTTAGAACTTTTCATCATAGCTAAGCTGCGAGACCATTTAAAACCAGCTGCTGATTTTGGTTTTtaacatgtgtgtatgtatatgaacCAATGGAATATGTAAATCAGTTTAGAGATTCGTGTCTTAAGAATAGAGTTTCACCGACAGACTAGTTTGTTTAGCTTGCCTTGGTTTACCACCTGGTTTCATGTGAGTGTAATTTTAACATGTTTGGTATATGCAAATCAATGAAAGCACAGAGGGCACGGTTTCATCTAAAGCCTAGGTTGTTCTCCAAGCATTGTCAACTGCTTTTATAGGTGTTTGGGGATCATTTCAGTTTGGCagctgttaatttacattttaaacttagTATATATCATCCAATGAAACATGTAAACCAGCAGTTAGGGTAGGttgtgatttatattttaagAATACATTTTCACTAACAGTCTAATTTGAATTTCTCGTCTTGATTTACCAACTGGTTTAACTTCCAGTTAAGTTTCAGAAACTTTCCAGCTTGAGACAACcttaaaccagctaaaaccagctgctGATCTTGGTTTTAGCATACCCAATGTAAACTAGGATGGGTCTTGATTAGTGTCTTAAGAGCACAGTTTGATTGACACTCTAGTATTACCCTGGCATCttgtattaattgtgttttggtAACTTTTCAGTTTGGCTATAGGCTCTGAGACCACCTTAAATCAGTTAATAACAGTTACTAGGATGGGATTTTGGTTTTATGGGGGACGAGCAGCAGGAAAGCACATATTTTTGAAACCTGTCAACACAACTGTAAATCAGTCAGGCCACTTGCTAGCTCCCAGCCTACCGTGAAAGACTAGCACTTGACAATTTGATCTGATTCTGCTAAGCTAATGGCTGTACATGTCAAAAACACAGAGCGCATCTGCCGCTACTCACCCCGATGTGGAACCTGAGGAGCGCCAGGCGGATGCAGTGGGCCATGCACACCGGGGGAAGGAACCAGACCTTGGGCGGCGGGGTCCCCTTGTTCTGGACGTGGCTGACGATCTGCTGGGCGGTCTGCCTCTCGTTCACCTGTCGCTTGACCCACTCGTGGAGACGGCCTTTCTCCAGGGCGCCATTGAAGCACACTACCAGCTCGATGTTGCCGTTGAAACAGGCTTTGGCGAGGGCGGCGAGGTACCCGAGCATGTGGTTCCACTGGCCTCCGCTCACCCAGTCGGTGTAAAAGCCGCCGTAGAGCCGGTGAAGGCAGTTCTCGGCGTCCACCAGCAGCCGGAGCGGGGTTTGAGGAGGTCTCTGCCGGCCGCCGCCAACCAGACTCCCCCGGGCGAGCTTCTGGAGCTCCACCGGCACCACGGCGTTGGGGCAATGCTTCTCAATGTATTCCTGGAAACCCTGCACACCCAtgacttgttttttgtttgtttttatatttgttatttcgGGATAAACGTAAAATTGTCTGGAGAAAATGGAGACAGAGTTGCAAGCGAGCAGCCTCCTCTCCCGACTGCTGAACACCGGACTGAAGAATATTGCAGCGGATGTGGAAATTGGTCGGTCCAAAATCAATCAAATCGGAGATGCATCTGTCGTTTTTGGTGAGTTGTTTTTTGGTTCATGGCTGCTGGCCGCCATGTGCACCTTTACGGAGCCATGTCTGCGGTCTGGATGTGTCTGGTGTGTAGGGGAAAGAGGAGAGGAGAGCGGCGGCGCAGGGCACGTACAGTCACACCGGAGGAGGAGTCTGGAGTTCGGTGGGCGCGGTTCACTTTGGAGAACTGTTGCATGTCATGCTTATGATCCATACACTCTATGATAAACTCTCACGATATTATGAAACCTCTCATAATGGCTGGCCACTACCGGTCTAAAGGTcggaattattaatatttattcatttttttgaacTGGGCTgcgtattttaaaataaataatgataaacaatGATAAAAATCTGTAGTATTGTGAAATGTTGAAATTATTATGTAaatccaatattagatttttttcgaTGTTTTTTATTCCTACCACGTGGATCGTTCTATTTTTTTACAGCAGGCCCCTAgacggggggtggggggtgttcgggtggttcgaaagaacCACCCCCCTACTGACAAAGGTCATCAAAAAATTGGTGCTTAAAATGTCcctaaattacagtatttaaacctcatagttTAATAGAAAGTGAGTCGAACAACTCTGATTctctaatataattattattggtgctcagtcatttttattatcatcactGATGCAAAATATTGTTTTCTGCTTCATATTTTATATCAACTGATACGTTTTTTAAAAGACTCaaaaagttcaaaataaaaagtatttgaaAGAACAAATACTGaacaaaaataatttgtaaaattataaatatttttactctcacttttgatcatttttatgtgttcttgatgaataaaatacatttttaaaagtaaaacactTGCTATATATTGAATGGTAATATATCATGTTCTCACAAACAGAGTAAAATATTTATCAGTTGATATACTTTTGCCATTACTCAGAATTATGCTACATGTAATCCGTACAGGCATGAGCTGTTTTAGTTAGTGGTAGCTATATTCTAATAATGAGTGTGAAGAACTAATATTGTTTGCTTTAATAATTGTCAATATCTTTTCTAGCTTAACAAGTAACTATTCATTACAGttatcattttaattcattaatattatatttctaactattaactatttttaaatcaatgtaatgttttaaattatatatttttctaataCCTGTTAATTTTCCAAAACTCAATTATTACCTCATTCATGGCTTAgcctattaatctggggtcttcacagtggaatgaaccgccaacttatccagcatatgtttttacgcaacggatgcccttccagctacaacccatcactgggcaacTCCCAGACACATAAATACTGTAGGTTGAGAGTCGGATTGGCGTCCCTGCTGGTTACAACCTATGGTTACAACAGAATTAAATGTCCTTCAAAGTTCAGTCTATAGAGGGCGCCAATACATTGTTCATATTAGCACATTAGAAGCCACACATTTCTCATTGGAACACAATTTTGTACACGTATGATGATAAGAGTTTATCTTTCTTTAGGAAAACTACagttttggaacaacatgaaggtttGTAAATTAATTCAGTATGTCAGGTTACCTGTTAAGCTATCACATAAGAAACTGATTAAGTTTTCACATATactagtttgcatgttctccacgtgttcgcgtagctttcctcttggtgctccggtttcctccacagtccaaagacatgcggtaaaagtgaactgaataaactaacttggccatagtgtatgcgtgtggatgagtgtgtatggatgtttcagattaagagggcatccgctgtgtaaaacatattaataagtttgcggttcattccgccgtggcgacccctgatgaatacagggactaagccgaaggaaaatgaatgaatattatactCATAAAATGtcggtaacattttatttttgtcaagAAGAAATAGTTTAACAAACATAATTACATGCGGGGGGAAACAGAATACTACATTCTTACAGTGTGTGAAAAGACTAAATTCGACAAACAAGGCAAATCctacaaaaaaaagttacatttgtgaaaatatttacattttgttcaaatgctgattttgaattattgtacataaccAATGACACACATTTTTTTGTCTTCTTATAATGACCACGAATTTGTATACAGTGTCAGGCAATATAAAAGTGCAATTTATTTGCTTAAGTCGTTTAAAGTCTGAGGTTTGGCATAGTGAGAACACCACAGATAAGTCAGATGAATAGATGCACAGATCATGTTTAAGActtcaaaataataattcagacataaaaaaagaagaaaagcttCAAAAAGCACCTTAAAAGTCCACATGACGCAAGCTTTGCATGATtaaagtcattatttattcaGGTTGCATATGGATTGTAGTTGGAGCTTGACATGTTGTATGCTTTTGAAGAACTCATCTGTTTGTATTATTTCAactacttttgtgtttaaaatgctGTCGTGTTTATTTGTGAAATTTGtgtagaaaaactacattacccataaagctgtgctgaaaaaaaatcctctAATCAGAGTCATAGCAAACAAAGTGCACCAAATAAGAgctttagctccacccactttcACAAAGCACTGCAAATGATGTAATTCTGTCCTATAGTTCTCTGTTGTTTTTAGTTTCTTATATGCTatgcttcatgggattgtagttcttttcCTCATTAAAGCCACACAGTCTTGTACCTGTGCAGTTGTATCTTGTTTtcactgactttttttttcttcaactcTAAGTTTGCACTATTGTAATTCACCTCTTAGCTAATTGGTTTGGTTTATGACATACGttttatataaagatatttttttgTTGAATGGAAAAAATGTTCTAAAACCAGTAATGCTGAAAAAGTACTTTTGCTCTAATTCTCTCTACTAAacgcatagttcacccaaaaatgatcatttactaATCCATCACTTGTTATATGTCActtggtaaatgtgtttccagcATAGtgtatgcacattttaaaggtgctgtatgtaagtttttgactcttctaaagcattaaaacaccatcatatgtttgcagatattcaagaaacatgctaagtgagcattcttgtttatctgaaaaacaatgttataAACAAGtcagtttatctgaaaaacaagtcAGTTATtcagctttgaaaatgtctgttacatgccagaacgctgtctttattttggtcattaacccacccaatgccagtttagctaattatatttcagcaccccgggttgcctttttggaaaactgtgtatttcattcatttattcaaaaaggctctcaaagtattcGTCTTTGGTCGACTTagatgcgacctccggtggacagtagcagactccgaaatgagatgcagattcagagttccacatgaggttattaattagcaaataataatataaatattacgactgtaagcattaggtgagcaggttacattgatACTGCATGTTCTAACAACactatgtgatgagatttgcagtgagaagcaatttggctgtttgcaccagacgaaacaccacAGAAATTTATATACAGCTATTTAgaaacacagaatagtgcacttactgcactccaacaaaatggtaatgtttataatctaattaatacattttaaccctctttaatgttattaaatgtacatgctgaatcactgatttgTGTTGGTAATTGCACTGAATttccatttcaaatggtttattttattttcaagatcaaaCGTAAATCGTCTGTTGctactttcagtagtatggcaataacagtcatgtgaaatggcattcaaactcacgttATTAGCATTTCACACTGAATAAAGcgcatgaggtgtacctgaggtgatcattgtcagtttttttaGTTCAGCTGTAAGAAATAGAAGCTAATATATCAATTGATTAGaacaaaaactgattttaatatggaaaatattccttctatcgcatgctgttgcttttatttacaacacgacttaaatcagcctttaagctcGACAGGCATGCACattcctgttggtgtcgtcattctggcaacctgcgcttgtgtgtgttttgaaccaggcatgcaatacctagttcaaccactgggtgtcaaactcacatacagcacctttaaaaagcTTATCCAATAAGCatctgttgttttttatttgcattttcaaaatgtatgcgcttGGCATTTCCATTATGCATTtcttatgcaatattccaaaatgtgcatacaaaTAGATAAAATAGCTAATGGCTGTACcttgtttgtgtttaacagaagaaattaaTTCATTCCACTTGATTGTGAGTAATTGATaaggacatttttattttggagtgaactattcctttaaagctATGACTGTAAGTGGTCCCTTTGTTACCTTCAACATCCAGACTACCTTAAAAAAGCGGGGTTCAGTTTAAACATGGCTGATTCAGATTTGCATACAAATTCCTCCAATCCACAGACAAAACACAATGCTATCTTCACTAGCTCACCTCCAGTCAATAAACTGGGCAAACAGATGGGATATCAGACGTCCAGTGACGTTCTGAAGTGTTGTGCCCTTTGCGCCAGCTCTTTGGCAATGTCCTGTGCCTCCTGGACAGCCAGTTTGTCAGGGAAGTTCAAAGCCGCCTTCTTGGTCACCAAGGCTAGTTGCTTGAGCTGGGCACACAGCTGATTGCTCATGGCCAACATCTCCTCACTGGCTTCTCGACTTTTAGCTTCACTGCAGAGAGTGTTGACGAGTCTTTGGCCGACCATGATAACCAGCTTACTGTGGGAGATGAACTTTTCCGGAGGCTGGTCCTCATTCAGACTGCTTATGAACACGCTGATGGCTTTCTGAATGGCTCCGAAGTACAGCCGGCAGTGGTCAGAGATTGCACATTTCCTGGAGGTTTGGATTGGATTGCAAGGGCTGCCAGACTGTGGTTTGGAAACCTTTTGGAGTGAAATGAACAATAGTTTTAATGGCTTAAATCAATATCAGGTTCAAATATAAACAAGCTACTCTTTATACCTGTTTTTTCAAGGAATCACCATTTCTCTTTGACTTAAAGCTGTTTTTTGTTGGTTTTGGTTCCTGGTCAATCTCTGCTGTTGTCTGTTGAAAAGCAAATATTCAGGTAAACAATGTTACTATTCATGTCATAGAGaccatttattatattacatgacAATATTAAAAGATTTTATATATCTATTAAATGAAATTCTTTTTGAAGCATTGattataataagaaatgtttcttgagcaccacttcaacatattaaaagtattaagacactgaagactggagtaataacacaatattactgttttaactatattttaattaaagagcccctattatgtatttaaaatgtcatattttggttttgagagtctccaacaacaggctgatatgcatccaaggtcaaaaaacactttgattgtcttataatatgcatttatttttacctaattattccaaagactcccatatgattcgttcaaagattcatttgttcccaaaccccttcttagcgcgatgctaatctgcgctgatgactcagtctattgcgattggtggactgtgttcagtgtgagacagagagaaatgcccagcacggcttatcaacaattttgaagtagtcagagtccagagtgtatgtgtgagcccaatgcaggagtgcattaaagcaatgcagttaaacaccagcatattgctctattcttaaccatatgtaaaaacagtgacacacaatcagtattaatccacactgcggcaaaagctgaactattttgaaacttgaccgctgcacgtgtgaaggaacagctgacggtggtcATAGCAACGGCAAACAGCAGTGGATcgcaagctcacaaacgcatttaaatctgtaaacaaagcggcatgcgTCGCATTTTCAACAGGGTTTTAGACGCGATACGAGAATATAAAGAATTAACCAGATACGGTACAAGCCGCGTggagcagttacaagtaacaaaacacaattaaatacataatttgcaagctagagaaaacatggaggcaaccattttaattgcacttaagttacttacacttgtgaaatggaggaagaaactgatccatgaactgtgcactgtaaagttcctgtcaagctctgacaaagtcccatacatcaatagtcttttctgatccttcctttaacaaacgccgacaaatcccccgttgtaagcgtgCAGTTTGCTAAAgcaacagcacaaggctgggactataatgctgaggtatttttgcaaaaataaacttcaaccactgactcttcacagcctcatctttgggtatggaaaataacactaactttccctcacacttcagagcacagcgtcttcacaACATAATTCAACCGGCATCTGCTagtgtttgtcttctttttctttctacagtgtttgtgggcggggtcgacagtttcaatttagttcgcaacaaatgggcggggcttgagttctgtatcgaCGTCACACAGACACAGCTAAAGATTCATTACCGAGACAATTCATTTGAatcactatgagtcgactcttttataaatgaatcaatagttttaaacacagtgcactttcagatttaagccttagctggatatttgacttcacttagagctgtgttacacactgcttGAAAGGTCATTTACAAAAACCCATAattggggctctttaaataaatgcagcctttatgTATAGCCAAGAGACCTCACAAAAACACCAACCCTGAACTTTTAAACAGCAGTGTATACAAACTACTAATTGGCCATTAAAATgcagattattattaatttgtcatATAGAGATGAAATTATATAGatgattatttgtttatattaattgtcctttttttagatttaggcagataaataattaaaaaaaaaacacaatagaaaAAAAGATTTAGTGATCTTTTTAGCCATTAAAATGTACATAAGTGTTTATTAGTAAATTGTTTTAGATATTTCCACCTTTTTTCATCTAATCACAGACAGAAAAAGATCTTTGTCATGAGTATATCTGGACTTTAAATCagtatttctcaaccacgttcttggaggaccaccagcactgcatgttttggatgtctcctttgtctgtctcAGCCATTACAGGTCTTTTGGTCTTTGCTAATgatctgatgatctgaatcagagcTGTTGTATGCTACCAGTGGCGCAGGGGGGGCTACCTAATCACACGGGGCCCTGTGTTCTTCTACATTATATAGACTGATATCAATAAGATATGTAGTGTGTCTACCTGAAGTTGCACATAGTCACTCTCGTCTATCCCCGAGTCGACCATTGGTTCACATCTTTTGTGGTTTCTCCCTTCGGATGATCCCTCATTCGCCACCATCTCCGGCTCTTTCACCTCCACTCTGAAAAGAAGCTTTCCGTTGGCGTTTAGGATGGACACCAGCCTCTTCACATCCTCCGGCACGGTTCGAGCCACCATAACAAAGCGCTCCAGGTGATCAGGCATCTGTGATTGGCCAGCATCCTGAGCTAAAACATCCAGACGCCAACCCAGATCACGAAGAGCGCTCGCAGCCTGTTGAAGAATCAGCCCCGAGTCCTCAACAATGGAGAGCTGCTTGAGGAGCCGAGTCTGTAGGTTCGAGTCTGTCAGCCGCTGTGCGTTTCCTCGGACATCCAAAGCGAAGTTCAGGAAGGAGTCGATGGAGTCAGTCACATCCTCGGATGCGGTGCGGATCTGATGGAGGTGCTGACCCAGGTGCTCTCTGCTCCTCCATTGGCTGCTGACGAACAGCATTAGTTTGGGCACCGATTGGCAAACCGCTTCCTTTAACTCAAGCAACTTGTTTCCGGCTTCCTCCTGGGAAAGGATGATCTCACGCAAAGGTTCGGGTTCGGGAGAACTTAGCATGAAAGAGTCGCAGGAACTCCTGGAGGAGCTGGAAGCTGTGGAGGAGGTAGACACCGTTGAGCTCCTTTGGTGGTCTCTGGTACCCTCGTTGTTCCTCCTAACTGTCCCTTCCAAAGGCTGTCTGAATGGTGTTCTGCCCCTTGATGGCCATCGATGAAGTTGGTCGTACAAAGGTCCTGGTTTACCCCTGTACTCGAGTGGTTCTTGGCCATTTTTAGAGTCCATCTCGGGAGGGCTTTGCTGTCTGGGTTGCACTACAGTGGTTTTGGTTTGTCTAAAGCAAGGTGGGACATCATAGATGGATGAATTTGGTGAATTCTCATCGAATGAACAAGGTTGTGTCAACGAAATGCTTGGTTTGGGGACGTCATATAGGGGCTGAATGGGACAGTGCTTCCTTTCAGGCCAAATGCGTGCTGGCAAAATGTCATAAAGAGCTGTGGTTGAGTCAATATCTTTTGGTGGCAGGGTGTCACAGTTACCAGGTTCACATCCCTGTTTTTGTGGAAAGACAGGCACGTCATAGATCCATTCAGACTTAGAGGGATTTGGCATGGTGCTATAACAACACAGAGGCTTTTTGGAATCCTCAGTGATGGAGGGTACTGGGAAGTCAAAGGGTACTGGCGAAGTACCAAATGGAGGTAAGGTGGTAGCCTAAAAAGAGACAAAAGAGTTTCGAATTTAACTTAGAAATAGTTCTGATTCACAAATTCATTTAAAGTCTGAGTAAAGTGATGTTAATATGTGGGTTCTGGCAGATCTAAAGTATACTTATTACAAATTCTTGTAAATGAGGTAAATCTAGTTGTGAAATGCACATGCAGATGATTAAACTCTGAAAGTCCATCATATAATGCATTGATTCATAAATTGGGGGCTGTATGAAATGGAAGTGATTTCGGTTCGTTTGTCTGAATTTTCCATTTCTTACAGCTTCCACACTTTTTGAATCAATCAGGGTTTAACCATCTGCATGTGGATTTCACAACTAGATTTACTTTATGTACAAGAATATGTAATAAGTATACTTTAGATCTCCCAGAACCCACATGTTAACATCACCTTACCCAgactttaaattaattttattcatttttctaaaATACACTTATTACAAATTTTAGTAACTGAAGTAAATCTAGTTGTGAAATGTGCATGCAGATGGTTAGACCCAGAACGTCCACCATATCATGCATGGATTCAAAAAGTGTGGGAGCTGTATGAAATGGAACATTGCAACCTCACAAAACTATTTTCCTAAAGAGATGGACCCCGTCATGCCTTTCATACTTCAATAATGTCTCATATTGTTATAAACAAGGTCTCTCCTTTCTTTAACCATCTTATACATATTGTGATTTCTCATAATATTTCACTTACATCATTTTCTCTTGTCCCTttctatttttgaaatatttttattccttGTTTTATTCCCTCTTTTCTGTGTCCTATGGATGCTTTTGTTTTCAATATGCATTTACAACTGTTAAGGTAGATGGAAATTGATGGACTAGTAAAAAGaaacgtatgtgtgtgtatatgtgtttgtgatAAAATTTGAAAGATAAAACAAAGCACACCAGGTTAATGAAATGAGTtaacaaaatctgaaaaattgaCAAGACTCTCTGCTGGGGATGTGTTTGCTGGCGATGGgatttttgaatgtattttaatgtgaTGCTATACAAGCATTATCATCCTTACTTTGTGATTAGTTGCAGTCTTAAATCTCATATTTGTAGCATCATATCTGTTGTGAAATTCAGGGCTTGACATCAGTGATGTTTCCGAAGGCTGCAGCGAAGATGCCTTAAAAGAACAAGTCACACAATTCATGACATTAAATTGTGTcagtaatttttaatttattaagctGACATTTTCACACTCTCTATGATCTAATGCAAgggtttttaaagatatttttccaaataaatgcTCTATTGATTTTGCTTTTAAGGCACTATAGTGGGTAAAATAACTATTGAACATGCCATCATTATTCCTAAAGACCCAAACAATATAAACttactaataaaaacaaaacaaaaaaatctgaacaattagttatgtgtaataacaacagAATGACATAATGAGAaggtactgaactactgaaatgtgtataatcCTGTATAAAAGGCTGATATTGATAATGACAGCTTCAAGACACCTCGTGTATGGAGAATGGAATTGCATGTTTTACTCGGGTATAGTTTTTTCGCAGACTAAAAATCTGGACAGTTTTTTGAGTCTCGTCTATAAACTTTGATCTTGAGTTCAtactttctattggattcaggaaAGTTGATTGGCTGGGCTATTCTAGCAGCTATAGgacgtactcacactaggtacaatTAGCTTTAACAATGCTGAAACACGATTgttccccctcccctctccccatcagcctgcactcacactgcattttgccttccaaacctgagcacgcttacatcatcgatgatgcgactgttcagtttaacaggaagagaagcactcttgctcagcacagtggagctTGCTTTAgttatagctatatatata contains the following coding sequences:
- the cass4 gene encoding cas scaffolding protein family member 4 isoform X2, with amino-acid sequence METLFARALYANTAETEDELAFCKGEIIMVLEKNVVGSTGWWKCALRGRQGLAPANRLAPLSPAEAEQIAAKRDCSTNHSHQSIYQTPIALSKSPATPIYEDMKTIYKVPPQGVCSPNKQEDPEGTRPLHDGLSAHPRTGADIYDVPNLLRKSCLFTATTLPPFGTSPVPFDFPVPSITEDSKKPLCCYSTMPNPSKSEWIYDVPVFPQKQGCEPGNCDTLPPKDIDSTTALYDILPARIWPERKHCPIQPLYDVPKPSISLTQPCSFDENSPNSSIYDVPPCFRQTKTTVVQPRQQSPPEMDSKNGQEPLEYRGKPGPLYDQLHRWPSRGRTPFRQPLEGTVRRNNEGTRDHQRSSTVSTSSTASSSSRSSCDSFMLSSPEPEPLREIILSQEEAGNKLLELKEAVCQSVPKLMLFVSSQWRSREHLGQHLHQIRTASEDVTDSIDSFLNFALDVRGNAQRLTDSNLQTRLLKQLSIVEDSGLILQQAASALRDLGWRLDVLAQDAGQSQMPDHLERFVMVARTVPEDVKRLVSILNANGKLLFRVEVKEPEMVANEGSSEGRNHKRCEPMVDSGIDESDYVQLQTTAEIDQEPKPTKNSFKSKRNGDSLKKQVSKPQSGSPCNPIQTSRKCAISDHCRLYFGAIQKAISVFISSLNEDQPPEKFISHSKLVIMVGQRLVNTLCSEAKSREASEEMLAMSNQLCAQLKQLALVTKKAALNFPDKLAVQEAQDIAKELAQRAQHFRTSLDV
- the cass4 gene encoding cas scaffolding protein family member 4 isoform X1, which translates into the protein METLFARALYANTAETEDELAFCKGEIIMVLEKNVVGSTGWWKCALRGRQGLAPANRLAPLSPAEAEQIAAKRDCSTNHSHQSIYQTPIALSKSPATPIYEDMKTIYKVPPQGVCSPNKQEDPEGTRPLHDGLSAHPRTGADIYDVPNLLRKSCLFTASSLQPSETSLMSSPEFHNRYDATNMRFKTATNHKATTLPPFGTSPVPFDFPVPSITEDSKKPLCCYSTMPNPSKSEWIYDVPVFPQKQGCEPGNCDTLPPKDIDSTTALYDILPARIWPERKHCPIQPLYDVPKPSISLTQPCSFDENSPNSSIYDVPPCFRQTKTTVVQPRQQSPPEMDSKNGQEPLEYRGKPGPLYDQLHRWPSRGRTPFRQPLEGTVRRNNEGTRDHQRSSTVSTSSTASSSSRSSCDSFMLSSPEPEPLREIILSQEEAGNKLLELKEAVCQSVPKLMLFVSSQWRSREHLGQHLHQIRTASEDVTDSIDSFLNFALDVRGNAQRLTDSNLQTRLLKQLSIVEDSGLILQQAASALRDLGWRLDVLAQDAGQSQMPDHLERFVMVARTVPEDVKRLVSILNANGKLLFRVEVKEPEMVANEGSSEGRNHKRCEPMVDSGIDESDYVQLQTTAEIDQEPKPTKNSFKSKRNGDSLKKQVSKPQSGSPCNPIQTSRKCAISDHCRLYFGAIQKAISVFISSLNEDQPPEKFISHSKLVIMVGQRLVNTLCSEAKSREASEEMLAMSNQLCAQLKQLALVTKKAALNFPDKLAVQEAQDIAKELAQRAQHFRTSLDV